One genomic window of Glycine soja cultivar W05 chromosome 9, ASM419377v2, whole genome shotgun sequence includes the following:
- the LOC114366985 gene encoding probable receptor-like protein kinase At5g24010, with amino-acid sequence METQKLITHFILLFLLPLLFISCSSAFTTIDNYLISCGSQNNASIFNRIFISDSTSQGSIFLSADKSISLTNQNPPPNLPTLYHTARVFPSTGSYRFNMRMNGSHFVRFHFSPFKAQRFDLKSANFSVLVDGNLVLRNFKPSNGALLKEFILKIESNLLEIVFRPEGNSGFGFVNAVEVFTAPADFVVDYGARLVGPSGVVEYKNLSSQVLETVHRINVGGVKVTPFNDTLWRTWIPDEEFLVFKDAAKRVGITHTPNYQKGGATREIAPDNVYMTAQEMNKDHSIIASQFNITWNFPVAPGGVRHLVRLHFCDIVSVALNFLYFDVYINGYSAYKDLDLSSLTFHVLASPIYVDFVVDSDESGVIQISVGPSELSSSTRMNAILNGAEIMKLVNVPGSHVVPRKKRLWVLVGSIVGGIVVLLLVIVALLLSLKCRKKKKKKKPRQRTMESVGWTPLRMFGGSSLSRMSEGTAFPSPGSYGYFGLRISFADIQSATNNFDRSLIIGSGGFGMVYKGVLKDNVKVAVKRGMPGSRQGLPEFQTEITILSKIRHRHLVSLVGYCEENSEMILVYEYVEKGPLKKHLYGSAGHAPLSWKQRLEICIGAARGLHYLHTGFAQGIIHRDIKSTNILLDENYVAKVADFGLSRSGPCLNETHVSTGVKGSFGYLDPEYFRRQQLTDKSDVYSFGVVLFEVLCARPAVDPQLDREQVNLAEWALEWQKKGMLEHIIDPYLVGKIKQSSLKKFSETAEKCLAEYGVDRPTMGSVLWNLEYALQLLESEQEGEPYDDSSAQEAVNVTTTTIPGSPSSNVRREGDNDNAYSDISATEVFSQLMNREGR; translated from the coding sequence ATGGAGACTCAAAAGCTAATTACgcatttcattcttctttttcttcttcctcttcttttcatttcttgttcATCCGCTTTCACTACCATAGATAACTACCTTATCAGCTGTGGATCACAGAACAATGCCTCTATCTTCAATCGCATCTTCATCAGTGATTCTACCAGCCAAGGTTCAATTTTCCTCTCTGCTGACAAATCCATTTCCCTCACCAACCAAAACCCCCCTCCAAATTTGCCTACTTTGTACCACACTGCAAGAGTTTTCCCCAGCACTGGGAGCTACAGGTTCAACATGAGGATGAATGGTTCCCACTTTGTTCGTTTTCATTTCTCACCTTTTAAGGCTCAAAGGTTTGATCTAAAATCTGCTAACTTTAGTGTCTTGGTTGATGGCAATTTGGTGCTGAGAAATTTCAAGCCAAGTAATGGTGCACTGCTTAAAGAGTTTATTTTGAAGATAGAGTCAAATTTGCTTGAAATTGTGTTTAGACCTGAAGGTAATTCAGGTTTTGGCTTTGTGAATGCTGTGGAGGTGTTCACTGCTCCTGCTGATTTTGTTGTAGATTATGGAGCTAGGTTGGTTGGTCCTTCTGGTGTGGTAGAGTACAAGAACCTTTCATCTCAGGTTTTGGAAACTGTCCATAGGATTAATGTTGGGGGTGTGAAAGTAACTCCTTTTAATGACACCCTTTGGAGGACTTGGATTCCTGATGAGGAATTTCTGGTTTTCAAGGATGCTGCTAAGCGTGTGGGGATCACTCACACACCAAATTACCAGAAGGGAGGCGCAACTCGAGAGATCGCGCCTGATAATGTTTACATGACTGCTCAGGAAATGAATAAGGATCACTCCATTATAGCTTCACAGTTCAACATAACCTGGAATTTTCCTGTGGCTCCAGGTGGTGTTCGGCACTTGGTTCGGCTGCATTTCTGTGATATTGTTAGTGTTGCTCTTAATTTTCTCTACTTTGATGTGTATATCAATGGGTATTCTGCTTACAAGGATCTTGATTTGTCATCCCTTACATTTCATGTGCTTGCGTCTCCTATCTATGTGGATTTTGTTGTAGATTCTGATGAATCGGGTGTTATTCAAATAAGTGTTGGCCCTTCTGAACTTAGCAGTTCTACGAGGATGAATGCCATTTTGAATGGTGCAGAGATAATGAAGCTGGTGAATGTTCCGGGCTCACATGTTGTTCCTAGGAAGAAGAGGTTGTGGGTGTTGGTGGGTTCAATTGTTGGAGGAATTGTTGTTTTGCTTTTGGTTATAGTTGCTTTGCTGCTTTCTCTCAAAtgcaggaagaagaagaagaagaagaaaccaaGACAAAGAACAATGGAAAGTGTAGGGTGGACGCCTTTACGGATGTTTGGAGGGAGTTCACTTAGTAGAATGTCTGAAGGGACAGCTTTTCCCTCTCCTGGTTCTTATGGTTATTTTGGCTTGAGAATCTCTTTTGCTGATATACAATCAGCAACAAACAATTTTGATAGAAGTCTAATTATAGGGTCTGGTGGGTTTGGTATGGTTTACAAAGGGGTGCTCAAAGACAATGTGAAGGTTGCAGTCAAAAGAGGCATGCCTGGATCCAGACAAGGCCTTCCAGAATTCCAGACTGAAATAACAATCTTATCCAAAATTCGCCATCGCCATCTTGTTTCACTAGTTGGATATTGTGAAGAAAATTCAGAAATGATACTTGTTTACGAGTATGTGGAAAAAGGTCCACTCAAAAAGCATCTATATGGCTCAGCAGGACATGCACCTTTGTCTTGGAAGCAGCGGCTTGAGATATGCATTGGTGCAGCTAGAGGTCTCCACTACCTACACACTGGTTTCGCACAAGGAATCATCCACCGTGACATCAAATCAACCAATATTTTGCTTGATGAAAACTATGTGGCCAAGGTTGCTGATTTTGGTCTTTCAAGATCTGGACCTTGTCTCAATGAAACCCATGTGAGTACTGGTGTGAAAGGAAGTTTCGGTTATCTTGATCCGGAGTATTTCCGAAGGCAGCAGCTTACAGATAAGTCAGATGTCTACTCATTTGGCGTGGTGCTTTTTGAGGTTCTTTGCGCCAGACCTGCTGTTGATCCACAACTTGATAGGGAACAGGTGAACTTAGCCGAATGGGCACTTGAATGGCAGAAAAAGGGCATGCTGGAGCATATCATTGATCCCTATCTTGTTGGGAAGATAAAGCAAAGCTCATTGAAGAAATTTAGTGAAACAGCAGAGAAATGTTTAGCTGAATATGGTGTTGATAGGCCAACAATGGGTTCTGTATTGTGGAATTTGGAATATGCACTTCAACTCCTAGAAAGTGAACAAGAAGGGGAGCCATATGATGATAGCAGTGCTCAGGAAGCAGTGAATGTGACAACTACAACAATTCCTGGAAGTCCTTCGAGTAATGTAAGAAGAGAGGGAGATAATGATAATGCTTATTCAGACATAAGTGCTACTGAAGTTTTTTCTCAACTAATGAACAGGGAAGGCAGATAG